The following are encoded in a window of Schistocerca gregaria isolate iqSchGreg1 unplaced genomic scaffold, iqSchGreg1.2 ptg000720l, whole genome shotgun sequence genomic DNA:
- the LOC126320396 gene encoding uncharacterized protein LOC126320396, with product MPSNFLAFGRHFRATSRSSPPRRGACGAHGASRPRVPPSPARSFSPSPCLGGARAPARPLFNFSLNLLDKNAKKTTVFTPKDPRKCRHATMPRDHPDSLYFPPSYLREVLSAPICAPPAATPASGVTRISRLDNGLTVASQETRSQMSAIGLYVKAGTRYEDSTTYGTCVLLERLSFRSTLEHTAAEVVGALENMGVHVTTSSSRECMVYSAEVLRELLDPMLSMLANTILRPKITEEDLSLQVKRLQEDMQNNRRHPAAYLPEVLHEVAYAGSPLARSLIVPDEQLASITPQVIRKYLKNYFIGPRMVLAGASVDHEQFVELASKHFSPIPKNPESPPDLSETPSSYVGGMRLVPPADDSEKLEHAHVSVAFECCGLNDPQFFVTYTLSMLMGGGMSFSAGGPGKGMYTRLNTNVINRYGWVESCEAFISSYIDTGIFGITGSCSVRHTSAFLDILCDQLTRISTHLTEEEVSRAKNQTKTSIFYNLETLNVLHDDIGRHVMIFGKRITPGELSKMIDTITPSDIRTCVQRILSTPPTVVVYAPTSVLDKVQDYDSIKRYFEEHTA from the coding sequence ATGCCGTCGAATTTTCTAGCATTTGGCCGCCATTTTCGCGCCACTTCTCGGTCCTCTCCGCCTCGCCGCGGTGCGTGCGGCGCGCACGGCGCGTCCCGCCCTCGCGTCCCCCCTTCGCCCGCGCGCAGCTTCTCGCCTTCTCCCTGCCTGGGGGGGGCTCGCGCGCCCGCTAGGCCTCTGTTTAACTTTTCGCTGAACTTGCTCGACAAAAATGCGAAAAAAACGACCGTCTTCACACCCAAGGACCCTCGCAAATGCCGCCACGCGACCATGCCGAGAGACCACCCGGATTCACTGTACTTCCCCCCGTCCTACCTCCGGGAGGTCCTGTCCGCGCCGATCTGCGCGCCTCCTGCCGCGACGCCCGCTTCCGGAGTCACGCGCATCTCGAGACTCGACAACGGGCTGACCGTCGCTAGTCAAGAAACTCGCTCCCAAATGTCGGCCATTGGCCTGTACGTCAAAGCCGGCACCCGCTACGAGGACTCGACGACCTACGGAACCTGCGTCCTGTTGGAGCGCCTGTCCTTCCGTTCCACACTCGAGCACACCGCCGCGGAAGTGGTCGGCGCGCTGGAAAACATGGGCGTTCACGTCACCACTTCGAGCTCGAGGGAGTGCATGGTTTACAGCGCCGAAGTCCTCCGAGAACTGTTGGACCCCATGCTTTCCATGCTCGCCAACACCATCCTCCGACCAAAAATAACCGAAGAAGACCTGTCCTTGCAAGTAAAGCGCCTCCAAGAAGACATGCAAAACAACCGACGGCACCCGGCCGCCTATCTTCCAGAGGTCCTCCATGAGGTGGCGTACGCGGGTTCCCCGCTCGCTCGCAGCCTCATCGTCCCGGACGAACAGCTGGCTTCCATCACGCCCCAAGTGATACGAAAATACCTGAAAAACTACTTCATCGGCCCCAGAATGGTCCTAGCCGGCGCCAGCGTCgaccacgaacagttcgtcgaactCGCCTCGAAACATTTCTCCCCGATCCCGAAAAATCCAGAGTCTCCGCCGGATCTGTCCGAAACGCCCTCCTCCTACGTTGGGGGAATGCGCCTCGTCCCTCCCGCCGACGACTCGGAAAAACTCGAACACGCGCACGTTTCCGTCGCCTTCGAGTGTTGCGGACTCAACGACCCGCAATTCTTCGTCACCTACACGCTCAGCATGCTCATGGGCGGGGGCATGTCCTTCAGCGCCGGCGGACCCGGAAAAGGCATGTACACGCGCCTGAACACGAACGTAATCAACCGCTACGGGTGGGTGGAATCTTGCGAGGCGTTCATCTCGTCCTACATCGACACCGGCATCTTCGGCATCACCGGGTCCTGCTCTGTTCGCCACACGAGCGCCTTCCTGGACATCCTGTGCGACCAACTCACCCGTATCTCCACACACCTCACCGAAGAAGAAGTCAGCCGGGCGAAAAACCAGACCAAAACCAGCATCTTCTACAACCTGGAAACCCTCAACGTACTTCACGACGACATAGGCAGACACGTCATGATCTTCGGTAAGCGAATCACCCCCGGCGAACTCTCTAAAATGATCGACACCATCACCCCCTCGGACATCCGCACCTGCGTACAACGCATTCTCTCGACGCCCCCGACCGTCGTCGTGTACGCGCCGACCAGCGTCTTGGACAAGGTCCAAGACTACGACAGCATCAAGCGCTACTTCGAAGAACACACCGCTTAG
- the LOC126320442 gene encoding uncharacterized protein LOC126320442 isoform X2: MGEPLGMAADVTRSSYECAGSTLTQSLMVNYAFTYTIYRPNTSVTYRTMSTEDAINKVRNGEIDCAMTEHFVKDSEDITQVASFLVPLSVIYNPPRESNKKSSVSMVLNLTIEDVAKIFMRNITKWSYFLPEYGDDGLEDADIRLIIRTDNCSENYYLTSAFSKVGVWSEKFGTEPRYTFPQELYENGGSLIIKTEYYNGIDSTVLTVPGSISYTGFAATLELREFTHFVNLRDGAGSEEFLEGSSSNYTALMDSINDYSFFEEHTDFALYNLAGTWPIGGVIFTVFSKYTEPLSTCSGRRELMLFWNWVYSEAKTRSYLDLLGITKMKDSINDDVLELIRNNVTCSNGLPAAGLLPREQHTPRGAFLAGFLITLILGVISLGVVVAYVAKEFRSIPLPAIVFIIFLLLGATSNLVSLVFYYKIPTSMWICQARVWLSRLGLSFMFTAVFVRAFQIRAIHAIGRKSRILTTKKSKAKGIINMALSFSGLIGLELLIMILWSAIDPFHPKMDKIEEVGRTFEYFCTSDYQLAWSLINLAYLCLLLSFGLYVVYNTWDMKYLVLESKWMAICIYNAAFILILVATTEMSIYNLNDDMVFWIESLGVGFVTILTLLALYLPKLFRSRLTNHDSESEEGSFNSAGT, encoded by the exons ATGGGGGAACCTTTAGGCATGGCGGCGGACGTCACAAGGAGCTCGTACGAATGTGCCGGAAGTACTCTGACTCAGTCGCTGATGG TCAACTACGCGTTCACGTACACGATATACAGGCCGAACACCAGCGTGACATACAGGACGATGAGTACAGAAGACGCGATCAACAAGGTGAGGAACGGTGAGATAGATTGCGCCATGACAGAGCACTTCGTCAAGGACTCAGAAGACATCACGCAGGTGGCGAGCTTCCTAGTGCCGTTGTCGGTGATCTACAATCCCCCGAGAGAGTCCAACAAAAAAAGCAGCGTGTCCATGGTCTTGAACTTGACGATCGAGGACGTCGCCAAGATTTTCATGCGTAAT ATCACCAAGTGGTCCTACTTCTTGCCGGAATACGGCGACGACGGCCTCGAAGACGCAGACATCAGATTGATAATCAGAACGGATAATTGTTCTGAGAACTACTACCTGACGTCGGCCTTCAGCAAGGTGGGCGTGTGGAGTGAGAAGTTTGGAACCGAGCCGAGGTACACCTTCCCGCAAGAACTGTACGAAAATGGCGGGAGCCTCATCATCAAGACAGAGTATTACAACGGCATAGACTCGACCGTCCTGACGGTCCCCGGATCGATTTCTTATACGGGTTTCGCCGCAACTCTGGAGCTGAGAGAGTTCACTCACTTCGTCAACTTGCGGGACGGCGCCGGCTCCGAGGAGTTCCTCGAGGGCTCAAGCTCCAACTACACGGCGCTGATGGACTCCATCAACGACTACAGCTTTTTCGAAGAACACACGGACTTCGCCTTGTACAACCTCGCTGGAACGTGGCCAATAGGGGGCGTCATCTTCACCGTCTTCTCGAAATACACCGAACCGCTCAGCACTTGCAGCGGACGAAGGGAGCTGATGTTATTCTGGAATTGGGTCTACAGCGAGGCCAAAACGCGATCCTACCTTGACCTGCTGGGCATCACGAAAATGAAAGACTCAATCAACGACGACGTACTCGAGCTGATACGAAACAACGTCACGTGCTCCAACGGGCTTCCAGCGGCAGGACTCCTTCCCCGAGAACAACACACGCCTCGCGGAGCATTTCTCGCCGGATTTCTGATCACGCTAATCCTCGGCGTCATTTCACTAGGAGTCGTAGTCGCATACGTCGCCAAGGAATTCAGGTCAATTCCACTCCCCGCAATCGTGTTCATCATATTTCTACTCCTGGGCGCCACGTCGAACCTCGTATCCCTGGTTTTCTACTACAAAATACCCACAAGCATGTGGATTTGTCAAGCGAGAGTCTGGCTGAGCAGGCTCGGACTCAGTTTCATGTTCACGGCCGTATTCGTTCGAGCGTTCCAGATTCGAGCCATTCACGCCATCGGCCGAAAATCAAGGATCCTCACGACCAAAAAAAGCAAGGCTAAAGGAATCATAAACATGGCCCTGTCCTTCTCGGGATTAATCGGGCTAGAACTGCTCATCATGATCCTCTGGTCGGCCATAGACCCTTTCCATCCAAAAATGGACAAAATCGAAGAAGTCGGAAGAACCTTCGAATACTTCTGCACCTCCGACTACCAACTCGCCTGGAGTCTCATCAACCTCGCCTACTTGTGTCTACTCCTCTCCTTCGGTCTTTACGTCGTCTACAACACCTGGGACATGAAATACCTGGTCTTGGAAAGCAAGTGGATGGCTATCTGCATCTACAACGCCGCATTCATTCTCATCCTCGTCGCGACCACAGAAATGAGCATTTACAACCTAAACGACGACATGGTCTTCTGGATAGAGTCTCTCGGTGTCGGATTCGTGACCATACTCACTTTGCTCGCCCTCTACCTCCCCAAACTATTCAGGTCCAGGCTAACCAATCACGACTCGGAGAGCGAAGAAGGGAGCTTCAACTCCGCTGGAACGTAG
- the LOC126320442 gene encoding uncharacterized protein LOC126320442 isoform X1, producing MNLSRSSTLVGLLAYVLMACVCMAADVTRSSYECAGSTLTQSLMVNYAFTYTIYRPNTSVTYRTMSTEDAINKVRNGEIDCAMTEHFVKDSEDITQVASFLVPLSVIYNPPRESNKKSSVSMVLNLTIEDVAKIFMRNITKWSYFLPEYGDDGLEDADIRLIIRTDNCSENYYLTSAFSKVGVWSEKFGTEPRYTFPQELYENGGSLIIKTEYYNGIDSTVLTVPGSISYTGFAATLELREFTHFVNLRDGAGSEEFLEGSSSNYTALMDSINDYSFFEEHTDFALYNLAGTWPIGGVIFTVFSKYTEPLSTCSGRRELMLFWNWVYSEAKTRSYLDLLGITKMKDSINDDVLELIRNNVTCSNGLPAAGLLPREQHTPRGAFLAGFLITLILGVISLGVVVAYVAKEFRSIPLPAIVFIIFLLLGATSNLVSLVFYYKIPTSMWICQARVWLSRLGLSFMFTAVFVRAFQIRAIHAIGRKSRILTTKKSKAKGIINMALSFSGLIGLELLIMILWSAIDPFHPKMDKIEEVGRTFEYFCTSDYQLAWSLINLAYLCLLLSFGLYVVYNTWDMKYLVLESKWMAICIYNAAFILILVATTEMSIYNLNDDMVFWIESLGVGFVTILTLLALYLPKLFRSRLTNHDSESEEGSFNSAGT from the exons ATGAATCTTTCTCGGTCCTCGACGCTCGTAGGCCTGTTGGCGTATGTGCTAATGGCATGTGTTT GCATGGCGGCGGACGTCACAAGGAGCTCGTACGAATGTGCCGGAAGTACTCTGACTCAGTCGCTGATGG TCAACTACGCGTTCACGTACACGATATACAGGCCGAACACCAGCGTGACATACAGGACGATGAGTACAGAAGACGCGATCAACAAGGTGAGGAACGGTGAGATAGATTGCGCCATGACAGAGCACTTCGTCAAGGACTCAGAAGACATCACGCAGGTGGCGAGCTTCCTAGTGCCGTTGTCGGTGATCTACAATCCCCCGAGAGAGTCCAACAAAAAAAGCAGCGTGTCCATGGTCTTGAACTTGACGATCGAGGACGTCGCCAAGATTTTCATGCGTAAT ATCACCAAGTGGTCCTACTTCTTGCCGGAATACGGCGACGACGGCCTCGAAGACGCAGACATCAGATTGATAATCAGAACGGATAATTGTTCTGAGAACTACTACCTGACGTCGGCCTTCAGCAAGGTGGGCGTGTGGAGTGAGAAGTTTGGAACCGAGCCGAGGTACACCTTCCCGCAAGAACTGTACGAAAATGGCGGGAGCCTCATCATCAAGACAGAGTATTACAACGGCATAGACTCGACCGTCCTGACGGTCCCCGGATCGATTTCTTATACGGGTTTCGCCGCAACTCTGGAGCTGAGAGAGTTCACTCACTTCGTCAACTTGCGGGACGGCGCCGGCTCCGAGGAGTTCCTCGAGGGCTCAAGCTCCAACTACACGGCGCTGATGGACTCCATCAACGACTACAGCTTTTTCGAAGAACACACGGACTTCGCCTTGTACAACCTCGCTGGAACGTGGCCAATAGGGGGCGTCATCTTCACCGTCTTCTCGAAATACACCGAACCGCTCAGCACTTGCAGCGGACGAAGGGAGCTGATGTTATTCTGGAATTGGGTCTACAGCGAGGCCAAAACGCGATCCTACCTTGACCTGCTGGGCATCACGAAAATGAAAGACTCAATCAACGACGACGTACTCGAGCTGATACGAAACAACGTCACGTGCTCCAACGGGCTTCCAGCGGCAGGACTCCTTCCCCGAGAACAACACACGCCTCGCGGAGCATTTCTCGCCGGATTTCTGATCACGCTAATCCTCGGCGTCATTTCACTAGGAGTCGTAGTCGCATACGTCGCCAAGGAATTCAGGTCAATTCCACTCCCCGCAATCGTGTTCATCATATTTCTACTCCTGGGCGCCACGTCGAACCTCGTATCCCTGGTTTTCTACTACAAAATACCCACAAGCATGTGGATTTGTCAAGCGAGAGTCTGGCTGAGCAGGCTCGGACTCAGTTTCATGTTCACGGCCGTATTCGTTCGAGCGTTCCAGATTCGAGCCATTCACGCCATCGGCCGAAAATCAAGGATCCTCACGACCAAAAAAAGCAAGGCTAAAGGAATCATAAACATGGCCCTGTCCTTCTCGGGATTAATCGGGCTAGAACTGCTCATCATGATCCTCTGGTCGGCCATAGACCCTTTCCATCCAAAAATGGACAAAATCGAAGAAGTCGGAAGAACCTTCGAATACTTCTGCACCTCCGACTACCAACTCGCCTGGAGTCTCATCAACCTCGCCTACTTGTGTCTACTCCTCTCCTTCGGTCTTTACGTCGTCTACAACACCTGGGACATGAAATACCTGGTCTTGGAAAGCAAGTGGATGGCTATCTGCATCTACAACGCCGCATTCATTCTCATCCTCGTCGCGACCACAGAAATGAGCATTTACAACCTAAACGACGACATGGTCTTCTGGATAGAGTCTCTCGGTGTCGGATTCGTGACCATACTCACTTTGCTCGCCCTCTACCTCCCCAAACTATTCAGGTCCAGGCTAACCAATCACGACTCGGAGAGCGAAGAAGGGAGCTTCAACTCCGCTGGAACGTAG